A DNA window from Pseudomonas sp. B21-056 contains the following coding sequences:
- a CDS encoding dermonecrotic toxin domain-containing protein produces the protein MTTSSTTDSIPALAQRVSLQFASRPTLEQVAQDLLEQALKKRDPWLEIDLSKTQLATPDADARGWHFQPLMSVVLEYLATGTPPDFSPRGKLDCFLSDNPPSRVWAGEQRLDMQIIRKSLLELAWTVPIGLENAQVRYWNDAIGSGEQTATGSRWRWLSDVLRNTLSIRGLQQPGLTDTARAALDQIVRWPDRALRLCLNRQAPVYAYNLETRLTQGSTRTVLVGSDILLVRVTNGTSEFLLCSPGGAVQSFASLEAFNQHWGELIADQYTVDTITCQRYEISDNVFERQAAMLLEQQLADLEAVQLPARIDLPDLKRLYTDLSDPARLLLETPLPSPDTSARLGPQLPQWLKNASVVDQTTFQHYSLVLASAKKRHQGQTFFSGIDDIKAFTADALLTRLRQANDSNPDKLPSSRYQPDDVLLTFSVSAGYPGTIGLTEKRQMSLTELAIHNLVARPSGTFSLSHHLGQTLPAWLTPGFITGLIEQVDIGATYPRYLQQHLLGESPQAQNRQRIFAEQLPAQLMLEALKQMLNHENGMTRQGLRLLEAVLQPDAASQQVEGRPVVIRHLGLLRKPQAQPDIVTNMFVIEAQDTAIGPHLLYRPLYAPSLQEFPTREALLQAIAATASLQDSILTWLSDSARPIYANGGFLEPHIVRFFTGDEFSVPDKPAPATLAIDDTRGELLQSLQEGELMQYLYGCNAQALVIQADRDSVSNSESRWAVLLEGGGLLFNTLLFPLLRGPAMTTVWLWNLMASAQQDIPALTGEDPVARELAAVDFLVNLALLVSQLPSGHGPAARATVPESIKEQTMRPPAPRAIAEQWPAPQAPTLVEGTVTLPDAHTDTGSGRLDLGFARASGRLTPALQERLLRLQVARPTSPPTPIENGPYKGLYVIDSKWHAKVEDAFYRVTPEAGGGATIVDPLDPLDPDKNGPPLRVDTNGHWHLDLRLRLLGGAPPKRVEAQRRVNLERAKQLTDESNRLEAQDADRQKALDVAQQVMTRTEEGSNYTEAQRAAKRKIFYDLLKEQTEMYLTLANSAAERTSLGIAFPSGYMHVLMENVINNARKAFLIVERERVAIQRAHPQFGEHADIREIAARDADAYWKFLDIKSDINDQAIHWLELKDDYLERLSNLDESGVRAFERLTRNRPSDERNAIGSKTMQLSTLPVLSVKNRQSALPNRLLRILMPLMEHMRSHWDLQTYDVSPAEKLEVLTSLTEHYGKTLDTLKGTKALYLDDINESYFDRLVKLVEGLYQEVSSKLAAEIKPEPKPRKRTPKRPRTGAGLPQKKLIRTRHNGVLIGDLKPAGTSLPIEVVEMRSGGNNQVLATYSRHEDVWDVVDVRRPTPAPQTRSIKAIRAHGRELLDELDKRMSRAESYKTHCRHPQEIEEILNNEASHFRTLSEELDRALTASPASRTPANEALGRQLSDAAANLTAKGSDVRIELSLKLPPTDGNLRFLFEKNLIQVARLGDRTALQGARKDFLQEYAINDRDGFAIWYAHFHYEAADTPKENFSVAHLKTKEQRKEHYHSLLAKATSPYAVVNVHRGQISKSLAQSRFLPLAP, from the coding sequence ATGACCACCTCCTCCACCACCGACTCGATCCCCGCTTTGGCCCAACGCGTCAGCCTGCAATTCGCCAGTCGCCCGACCCTGGAACAGGTTGCCCAAGACCTGCTCGAGCAGGCTCTCAAGAAAAGAGATCCCTGGCTTGAGATCGACCTCTCCAAGACCCAATTGGCGACGCCGGATGCAGACGCACGCGGCTGGCACTTCCAGCCTTTGATGTCCGTGGTCCTCGAGTACCTGGCCACCGGCACGCCACCAGACTTCAGCCCACGGGGAAAGCTCGACTGTTTTCTCTCCGACAACCCGCCAAGTCGCGTTTGGGCAGGCGAGCAGCGACTGGACATGCAGATCATCAGGAAATCGCTACTTGAACTGGCCTGGACCGTACCGATCGGGCTGGAGAATGCGCAGGTCCGTTACTGGAACGACGCCATCGGCAGCGGCGAACAAACCGCTACGGGCAGCCGCTGGCGCTGGCTCAGCGATGTACTCAGAAACACACTGAGCATTCGTGGGCTGCAACAGCCCGGCCTCACGGATACGGCGCGGGCGGCCCTGGACCAGATCGTCCGCTGGCCGGACCGGGCGCTACGCTTGTGTCTCAACCGACAGGCACCGGTATACGCCTACAACCTGGAAACCCGGCTCACCCAGGGCAGCACCCGCACCGTGTTGGTCGGCAGCGATATCCTGCTGGTCCGCGTCACGAACGGCACCAGCGAGTTCCTGCTGTGCAGCCCCGGCGGCGCCGTGCAGTCCTTTGCCTCCCTGGAGGCCTTCAATCAGCATTGGGGCGAGTTGATTGCCGACCAGTACACCGTCGACACCATTACCTGCCAGCGCTACGAGATCAGCGATAACGTCTTCGAGCGCCAGGCGGCCATGTTGCTGGAGCAGCAATTGGCCGACCTGGAGGCTGTGCAACTGCCGGCCCGGATCGACCTGCCGGACCTGAAGCGCCTCTACACCGACTTGAGCGACCCGGCGCGCTTGCTGCTGGAGACGCCCCTCCCCTCGCCCGACACCTCGGCCCGCCTTGGGCCGCAGTTGCCCCAATGGCTGAAAAACGCCTCCGTCGTCGACCAGACGACATTCCAGCACTACAGCCTGGTCCTGGCCAGCGCCAAGAAACGCCACCAGGGCCAGACCTTTTTCAGCGGCATCGACGACATCAAGGCCTTTACCGCCGACGCCCTGCTCACCCGTCTGCGGCAGGCCAACGACAGCAATCCGGACAAGCTGCCATCGAGCCGCTACCAGCCCGACGATGTGCTGCTGACGTTCAGCGTTTCGGCGGGCTATCCCGGGACCATCGGCCTTACCGAGAAGCGGCAGATGAGCCTGACCGAACTGGCCATCCACAATCTCGTCGCTCGCCCCAGCGGCACCTTCAGCCTCAGCCATCACCTGGGCCAGACGCTGCCGGCCTGGCTGACGCCGGGTTTTATAACCGGGTTGATCGAACAGGTGGATATTGGTGCGACCTATCCTCGCTATCTGCAACAGCACTTACTCGGCGAGTCGCCCCAGGCTCAGAACCGGCAACGGATCTTTGCCGAGCAGCTCCCGGCACAACTGATGCTCGAGGCCTTGAAGCAGATGCTGAACCACGAGAACGGCATGACGCGCCAAGGCCTGCGCCTGCTGGAAGCCGTCCTGCAACCCGACGCGGCGAGCCAGCAAGTCGAGGGTCGCCCGGTGGTGATTCGCCACCTGGGTTTGCTGCGCAAGCCCCAGGCCCAGCCCGATATCGTCACCAACATGTTCGTCATCGAAGCCCAGGACACCGCCATCGGCCCGCATCTGTTGTATCGACCGCTCTACGCGCCCTCGCTGCAAGAGTTCCCCACACGCGAAGCGCTGTTGCAGGCCATCGCCGCCACCGCAAGCCTGCAGGACAGCATCCTGACCTGGTTGTCTGACTCCGCACGTCCGATCTACGCCAACGGCGGATTCCTGGAACCCCACATCGTGCGGTTCTTCACCGGTGACGAATTCAGTGTCCCCGACAAACCCGCCCCAGCCACCCTCGCCATCGACGATACCCGCGGCGAGCTGCTGCAATCGTTGCAGGAGGGCGAGCTGATGCAGTACCTCTACGGCTGCAACGCCCAAGCCCTGGTCATCCAGGCCGACCGGGATTCGGTGTCCAATAGCGAGAGCCGCTGGGCGGTGTTGCTCGAAGGCGGCGGCCTGCTGTTCAACACCTTGCTGTTTCCTTTGCTACGCGGCCCGGCCATGACTACTGTCTGGCTCTGGAACCTGATGGCCAGCGCCCAACAAGACATTCCGGCGCTGACCGGTGAGGACCCGGTGGCCCGGGAGCTTGCCGCCGTCGATTTCCTCGTCAACCTGGCCCTGCTGGTGAGCCAGCTGCCCTCCGGTCATGGGCCGGCGGCTCGCGCGACCGTGCCCGAATCGATAAAGGAACAAACCATGCGTCCCCCCGCTCCGCGCGCCATCGCCGAGCAGTGGCCTGCACCGCAGGCGCCCACCCTCGTGGAGGGCACCGTCACCTTGCCTGACGCCCACACCGATACCGGCAGCGGGCGCCTGGACCTCGGTTTCGCCAGGGCCAGTGGTCGCCTGACGCCGGCGCTCCAGGAGCGGCTGTTGCGCTTGCAGGTAGCGCGTCCCACTTCCCCGCCCACACCGATTGAGAACGGCCCCTACAAGGGCCTGTACGTGATCGACAGTAAATGGCATGCCAAGGTTGAAGATGCCTTCTATCGGGTCACGCCTGAAGCCGGCGGCGGTGCAACCATCGTCGACCCGCTCGATCCACTTGACCCCGACAAGAACGGTCCGCCGCTGCGAGTCGATACAAACGGACACTGGCACCTGGATTTGCGCCTGCGTCTGCTCGGCGGAGCTCCACCCAAGCGGGTGGAGGCACAGCGGCGTGTCAACCTGGAGCGGGCCAAGCAGTTGACCGACGAATCCAACCGGTTGGAGGCGCAAGATGCCGATCGGCAAAAAGCCCTGGACGTGGCCCAGCAAGTCATGACCCGGACCGAAGAAGGCAGCAACTACACCGAAGCCCAACGGGCAGCGAAACGCAAGATTTTCTATGACCTGCTCAAGGAGCAGACCGAGATGTACCTGACGCTGGCGAACAGCGCGGCCGAACGTACCAGCCTGGGCATCGCTTTCCCGTCCGGCTACATGCATGTGCTCATGGAAAACGTGATCAACAACGCCCGCAAGGCGTTCCTGATCGTCGAAAGGGAGCGCGTGGCCATCCAGCGAGCACATCCCCAGTTTGGAGAGCATGCCGACATCAGGGAAATTGCCGCCCGCGACGCCGACGCCTATTGGAAGTTCCTCGACATCAAGAGTGACATCAATGACCAGGCGATCCACTGGCTGGAACTCAAGGACGATTACCTTGAGCGGCTATCGAACCTCGATGAATCGGGCGTACGGGCGTTCGAACGTCTGACCAGGAACCGTCCCTCGGATGAGAGAAACGCCATCGGCAGCAAAACCATGCAGCTCTCAACACTCCCCGTACTGTCGGTGAAAAACCGGCAATCCGCCCTGCCCAACCGCCTGCTTCGCATTCTCATGCCATTGATGGAGCACATGCGCTCCCATTGGGACCTGCAAACATACGACGTCTCCCCGGCGGAAAAACTCGAGGTACTGACCAGCCTGACCGAGCATTACGGCAAGACCCTGGATACGTTGAAGGGGACAAAGGCCCTTTACCTGGACGACATCAACGAATCCTATTTCGACAGGCTGGTCAAACTGGTCGAGGGTCTTTACCAGGAGGTCTCCAGCAAACTCGCCGCTGAAATCAAACCCGAGCCAAAACCGCGCAAGCGTACGCCGAAACGCCCCAGGACCGGCGCCGGGCTGCCGCAGAAAAAGTTGATCAGAACCCGCCACAATGGCGTCTTGATCGGCGACCTGAAACCCGCCGGCACGAGCCTGCCAATCGAAGTCGTCGAAATGCGCTCCGGAGGCAACAACCAAGTACTCGCCACCTATTCGCGCCACGAGGATGTCTGGGATGTGGTCGACGTACGCCGTCCGACCCCGGCGCCCCAGACGCGATCGATCAAGGCGATCCGGGCCCATGGGCGAGAACTGCTCGACGAACTGGACAAGCGCATGAGCCGCGCTGAAAGCTACAAGACCCACTGCCGTCATCCTCAGGAAATCGAGGAAATCCTCAACAATGAGGCTAGCCACTTCCGCACGCTTTCCGAAGAACTCGACCGGGCGCTCACCGCATCGCCAGCCTCACGCACCCCGGCAAACGAGGCACTGGGTCGGCAGTTGTCAGACGCTGCCGCCAACCTGACCGCCAAGGGCAGTGACGTGCGTATCGAACTGAGCCTGAAACTGCCACCCACCGACGGCAACCTGCGGTTCCTGTTCGAGAAAAACCTGATACAGGTGGCCCGGCTCGGCGATCGCACGGCCCTGCAAGGCGCCCGCAAGGACTTCCTCCAGGAATACGCCATCAACGACCGTGACGGCTTTGCGATCTGGTATGCGCATTTTCATTACGAAGCGGCCGACACGCCGAAAGAAAACTTCAGCGTCGCGCACCTCAAGACCAAGGAACAACGCAAGGAGCACTACCACTCACTGCTGGCCAAGGCCACCAGCCCTTATGCGGTGGTGAACGTGCACCGGGGGCAGATCAGCAAGTCGCTGGCGCAGAGCAGGTTCTTGCCGTTGGCGCCTTGA